DNA from Gammaproteobacteria bacterium:
ACATAAACCCTCAATCTGATGAAACATCGGCGTATGTGTAAGATCAGATTCGCAGCGGTAGACTCTACCCGGTGCAATAATGCGTAATGGTGGACGCTGCATTTCCATCGTACGTATTTGTACAGGAGACATATGCGTTCGCAATAACTTATTATTTTCACAATAAAAAGTATCTTGCATCGCACGAGCAGGATGATTTTTTGGAATATTTAAAGCGCCGAAATTATGATAGTCATCTTCAATTTCAGGACCTTCGACAACTGCAAATCCAAGTGTTTTAAAAATAGATTCAATACGCTGCCGAGTAATAGCAATTGGATGTAAATGTCCGTGAGCTTGACCTCGGCCAGGAAGTGTAATATCCAACGCATCACGTGCTAATTGTTTTTCGATTTCGATAAGCTGCAGTTGTTGTAAGCGCTTCTCTATTTCGTTATGAATACTGTCTTTAATTTGATTAATTTGTTGACCAATCCGAGGCCGATCTTCAACCGGAGCTTGATTAATTGTTTTGGCAAGTTCTGTTAGTTCGCCTTTTTTACCTAAATAGCGAACTCGGCATTCATCAAGCGTTGCAAGATTAGTGCAATTTTCAATTTCTACTGAGGCTCGTTTAAGTATTACATCAAGAGACATAATTCTTCTCCGCAAAAAAAAGGCAGGTACAAGACCTGCCCCTAGATTAGATCATTATACAGCTGCTAATGCGGCTTTAACTTGATCACAAATCAACGTGAATGTTGGCATATCATGAACAGCCATGTCTGCCAAGACTTTTCTATCCACTTCAATGTTGGCTTTCTTCAAACCAAGAATAAATTGGCTATAAGTCAACTCATGCATTCTAGCAGCCGCATTGATACGAATAATCCACAATGCACGAAATTGACGTTTACGCTGTTTACGATCGCGATACGCATATTGTGCTGCTTTTGTTACCGCTTGTACGGCAACTTTATAGACACGACTACGGGCACCATAGTAACCC
Protein-coding regions in this window:
- the pheS gene encoding phenylalanine--tRNA ligase subunit alpha; the protein is MSLDVILKRASVEIENCTNLATLDECRVRYLGKKGELTELAKTINQAPVEDRPRIGQQINQIKDSIHNEIEKRLQQLQLIEIEKQLARDALDITLPGRGQAHGHLHPIAITRQRIESIFKTLGFAVVEGPEIEDDYHNFGALNIPKNHPARAMQDTFYCENNKLLRTHMSPVQIRTMEMQRPPLRIIAPGRVYRCESDLTHTPMFHQIEGLCVDKNVTFANMKFVMQEFLNAFFEKEIPVRLRSSHFPFTEPSAELDIQCTQCSGKGCRICSNTGWLEVMGCGMVHPNVLKAVNIDPEEHQGFAFGLGYDRLTMLYYNVNDLRAFFENDIKFLHQF
- the rplT gene encoding 50S ribosomal protein L20, with amino-acid sequence GYYGARSRVYKVAVQAVTKAAQYAYRDRKQRKRQFRALWIIRINAAARMHELTYSQFILGLKKANIEVDRKVLADMAVHDMPTFTLICDQVKAALAAV